The DNA region CGGACATGGCATGACTCCTGACATTGAGGGATCGGAGCGTCATGAGCCCCCGCGGGGGAGTGGATGGTCACAGGATAGCGCAAGGGGCCGCTCGTGCAAACGCCCCCCGTCCAGGGACGGGGGGCGCGTTCATGAGGGCCGGGCCGACGGTCAGACCTTGGCCGCGTCGCCCACCATGCGCCGCAGGCGATCCATGCGCGCGTCATGGTCCTTGGCGAAGCGGATCACGGACGCGGCCACGCTCCCGGTGTCGAGGCCGGCGTCCTCGCAAACCTCGTCCAGGGAACCGCCCCCGCGCCAGACATCGTCGCGGTCGCTGCAGACGGCGTATTCCCGGGCCAGGGGGTTGAAATCCCAGTCCGACATCAGGCGGCGGGCCCGGTTGGTGACGTAGGTGCTGTTCATGCGGTCGGCGCCGGTGATCACCCGGTCCTGGTAGTCCCGGCTCTGCAGCTTGAAGAGCTGGGGGCTCGGGACGGCCACGATCTTCACGTTGACGCCGGCGGCGTCGATGGTCTCCAGGGCGTGGATCAGGTTGTAGGTGCTCATGGTGCCCTGTACAAAGATGCAGCCCTGCCGGGGCGATGCGGCCTTGTAGTCGCGCAGGATGTAAGCGCCCCTGGCCGCCTCGAAGTGGGATCCCAGCCCCAGGGCTTCGCGGTCGGGGATCACCACGCCGGGACGTGTGAGATGCAGGGCCACGATGGGCCTGTCGGTCTTCATGGCCGCCGCCAGCATCACCGGTACCTCGTTGTACTCCCAGGGATGGATGTCGATGACGTGACCATCGGGGAAGAGCTGGGTGATGCCGGGAGAGAAGATGCCGAAGTGGGTGCGGCTGTCCTCGGCGGTCTCGGGCCCGCTGTGCCCAGCCACCCAGATCACCTTGCCCAGCTTGAACTCGCAGTCCTGCGCCAGCTGGCTGTACAGGCGCATGGCGCCGTACTTCAGGTAGCTGAAGGAGCCGTAGGTCGAACACGCGGCGTAGAAGCCGTTGAACTCCCGCTCCGGATCATCGGACATGTTCACGCTGGCCGCGCCCACGCAGAGGCTGGCGTTCTGGAACTCGGTGATTTCCTGGGGCAGCAACACGCCCTCGGGCGCCTTCTCCCGGTCGTACCAGCCGTAGTTGGACATGTCGTCGTAGTCGGCGGCGAAGCCGGCGATGTTGGTCGAGCCCGCCAGGTCGGCCGAGCAGGCCAGGAACAGGGGACGCCCGTGCTTCTCCCGGCAGTAGGAGTTGATCCAGCTGCCCCAGCGCGCCAGGGCGGCTCGGTTGGGCTGCTGCTCGCCCGGCTTGGCCCACATGTTCTCCGGGTAGGTCTCGAAATCCCAGATGGCGTCGTCGCGCAGCGGGTTGGTCGAGAC from bacterium includes:
- a CDS encoding transketolase; amino-acid sequence: MLNYRQSGHPGGSRSKAHMLLSLLLGGAMRWDIRNPGKRFGDRFVLVAGHTAPLVYATLSTFNEALRVMHEKTGDPRYLVPGAPERMLTWENILDFRNRGGLPGHVEMARNNLFVKFNTGPSGHGGPPMCGEALALKRAGAEGVKVFGIEGEGGHTAGCWHETKNTAYGLGLDNMFVLLDWNDYGIDDQKISSVVHGTPGDWFTPYGWHTHEAADGSAWEDVTRAILEMVEGDNPVRRPGMLWGKTRKGRGYYKYDNASHGSPHALNSDLFWKCRRDFADTYGAAWVGEGAPAPADGELREQFAANLNVALDVLRNDEATVSYLADRLVELGESVPEEIAGFRIPVSTNPLRDDAIWDFETYPENMWAKPGEQQPNRAALARWGSWINSYCREKHGRPLFLACSADLAGSTNIAGFAADYDDMSNYGWYDREKAPEGVLLPQEITEFQNASLCVGAASVNMSDDPEREFNGFYAACSTYGSFSYLKYGAMRLYSQLAQDCEFKLGKVIWVAGHSGPETAEDSRTHFGIFSPGITQLFPDGHVIDIHPWEYNEVPVMLAAAMKTDRPIVALHLTRPGVVIPDREALGLGSHFEAARGAYILRDYKAASPRQGCIFVQGTMSTYNLIHALETIDAAGVNVKIVAVPSPQLFKLQSRDYQDRVITGADRMNSTYVTNRARRLMSDWDFNPLAREYAVCSDRDDVWRGGGSLDEVCEDAGLDTGSVAASVIRFAKDHDARMDRLRRMVGDAAKV